In Actinoplanes octamycinicus, the genomic window CCGGCGCGGCGACCCGCCCGGAGAGCTCGGCCAGCAACTGCCCGCGGAGGTTTTCCATCTCCTCGGCGACGCGGTCCTCGACGTCCATCCGGAGCAGCACCGGATCGGTGCGGATCAGCACCGACGCGCCGATCAGCACGACGCTGACCGCGATCAGCAGCACCGCGAACCGCACCGAGTTCGAATTCCCGCCGAGCAGCACGACGGCGGCCGCGAGCGGGGCGAGAATCACGCCCGCCCAGACGAGGCCGCGGAGCAGGCGTGCGCTGTGTCCCGCTTGGGAGTCCCGTTCCGGCATGGGCGCTGATGTTACCGAGAGTGCGTCCGGGACGAAACGGCCGAACGCCGGGTGGCATACACCGACCCGGCGTTCAGCACATCCGTCGACCAGTCGTCAGCCGGCGGCCAGGGCGCCGTCCGAGCTGAAGACCAGGCCCACCGAGATGGTGCCCTGCTTCAGCGCGTTCTTGGTGAGCGGGCCGCCCGCGTCCAGCGTGTCGAACCGGCCGGCCTGGAAGTTGTAGACCTCGACCAGGCCCTGCTGGCACTTCGGCCGCTGCGGGCACTCGGCCGGGCCGCCCAGCACGGTGGCCGTGCCGGAGCACTTGCTCGCCAGGTCGGAGAGGGTGGTCAGACCATACTTCTGGGCGAACGCGGTGGAGACCGCGAACGCGTTCTGGTCCTGCGCCGCGCTGGCCTTGCCGAAGACCAGGCCGCGCTTCTCGCCCAGGGCGGTCAGGCCGGCCACGGTGGCGTCCAGGTCGGGCGAGGACGGGTCCTTGGCGTCCTTGCCGTCGACCTTGCCGGCCAGGAAGTAGGCCAGGGTCGCGGCGTACTCCGGGACGACCTGGATGTCGCCCTTCTCCAGGGCCGGCTCGTACAGCTCGCGGTTGCCGATCTGCTGCACCTTGACGGTGTAGCCGGCGGCGGTGAGGACGATGCTGTAGAGCTCGCCGAGGGTGGCGCTCTCGGCGAAGTTGGCCGCGCCGACGGTGATGGCGCCGCCCTTGCCCTTGGTGATGCCGGCGGTCAGGTTGTTCGCCGTGGCGAACTCCTGGGCGGCGGCCTTGGACGACTTGCGGTCGATGTCGACCGCCTTGTTCAGCTCGATCAGCTTGGTCGTGTCGAGCGCCGCGGAGACCTTGTCCAGGGCGGCGATCAGCTCGGGCGTGGACGCCTTCTTGTTGATCGCGGGGATGACGTTGTCGGTGTTCTGCAGTTTCTTGTCGTCGGTGAGGACGACCAGCTTGTCGCCGGCGACCGGGGCGCAGCCCTGACCACCCGCCGCCGCGGCCGACGGGGGCGCCTCGGTGCCGGAGGACCCGGCCTCGCCACAACCGGCAAGGACGACGACGGCCGCGGCTAGAGCGCCGGCCGTACGAAAAATGTTGTGCCGCATTACTGCCGCCTTATGTGTCCCGGCGCTGCCCGGATGGCGACGCCGCGTGTCCGACGGGCAGCCGAATTGCGATGCCCGCTGTTGCTCTTGTCATTCCTACTCTTCGGGTATGACAAGATCAGCTTTTGAGGCCGGAGCGTTATGGGGTGGTTACCGTCACAGCGCTCCGGCGGCGCTTGCGCACCCGTAGCGCAGGTGGCGTGACCAGGCGCTGGACCAGTGCCAGCACCCCCTCGACGAGAAGTGCGAGCAACGCCACGGCGAGGCCGCCCGCGACGATCTGGCCGCCGCCGCCGTTGCTCATCCCGATCCCGAACCCGGCGCTGATGATCTGCCCCAGCCCGCCGCCGTTGACCAGCGCGGCCAGCGCCGCGGTCGCCACCACCTGGACCGCCGCGGTGCGCAGCCCGGCGGCCAGATAGGGCACCGACAGCGGCAGCTCCACCTGGCGCAGCAGCTGCCCGCCGGACAGGCCCATGCCGCGGGCCGCCTCCCGGGTCTCCGGGTCGACCGAGCGGATCCCGGTGTACGCGTTGGCCAGCAGCGGCGGCACCGCGAAGACGGCCAGGGCCACCACGACCGGCGGCTTGCCGAACCCGAGCGGGGTCAGCGGCAGGATGGTGAGCAGGGCCAGGGTCGGGATGGCCAGGGTCAGGTTGGCGGCGGTGACCACCGGACCGCCGCCCTTGCCGCGGTGCCCCAGCCAGATGCCCAGCGGCCAGCCGATCACGCAGCCGAGCAGCACCGCCCAGGCACTGATCACCAGGTGCTCGATCAGCCGGTCCAGCAGGCCGCCCGGGTTGGTCCAGTTCAGCGGGTCGTTGAGCCAGGTGATGCCCTCGCCGAAGTAGCTCACGCGGCCCGCCCCCGGGCCCACGGGGTGAGCAGCCGGCCGACCCCGGACAGCGCCAGGTCGAGGACCAGGGCCAGCCCGACGCAGAGCACCGTGCCGGTCATGATCTCGGCCTTGTAGAAGTTGTTCCGGAACCCGCCGAGGATCAGGTCGCCGAGCCCGCCCTGGCCGATCAGCGAGCCGACCGTGACCAGCGCCACCGTCGAGACGGTGGCCAGGCGCAGGCCGGTCAGGATGCCGGGCAGCGCCAGCGGCAGCTCGACCCGCCAGAGCCGGCCGAACCGGCCGTACCCCATCCCGGTCGCCGCCTCGATGACCTCGGCCGGGACCTGGGTGAGCCCGGCCAGCGAGTTGCGGACCAGGACCAGCAGCGCGTACAGCACCAGGGCGATCAGGACCGAGGTGGTGCTGGTGGTGCCGACCAGCGGGGCCAGCAGGGAGAGCAGCGCCAGCGACGGGATCGTGTAGAGAATGCCGGAGAGTGCGAGAATCGGCGCGGTCAGCGGTCTGATCCAGTAGGCGACGACCGCGAGCGGCACCGCGACCAGCAGCGCGATCAGCACGGTCTGCGCGGTCAGCCCGGCGTGGAAGCGCAGGGCGGTGCCGATCGCGTCGGCGTTCTCGGTGACGTACCGCCAGGAGAACCACGGATTCCCCGGGCCGTCATCGGCGGGTGCGGCCACCGGCGTCAGCGATGCCGGGCCCCAGGACAGGAGAGACATACGTGGACGCTACCGCGGCATCGATCACCCTGGCGGACGTCGGCAAGGTGTACCCGGACGGCACGGTCGCCGTCGCGGACTTCAGCCTGGAGGTGCGGGCCGGCGAGCTGGTCGTGCTGATCGGCGCTTCCGGCTCCGGCAAGTCGACCATCCTCCGCATGATCAACCGGCTGATCGAGCCGACCCGCGGGGAGATCACCATCGACGGCCGCAACGTCCTGAAGCAGGACCCGGTGCAGCTGCGCCGGCAGATCGGCTACGTGATCCAGAACGTCGGCCTGTTCCCGCACCAGACCGTCCGGGCCAACGTCGGCACGGTGGCGAAACTGCTGGGCTGGGACCGCAAGCGGATCGGCGCGCGGGCCGACGAGCTGCTCGACCTGGTCGGTCTCGACCCGGCCCGGTACGGCAAGCGCTACCCGCACGAGCTTTCCGGCGGTCAGCGGCAGCGGGTCGGGGTGGCCCGGGCGCTCGCCGCGGACCCGCTGGTGCTGCTGATGGACGAGCCGTTCTCGGCGGTCGACCCGATCGTCCGGGCCCGGCTGCAGGAGGAGTTCCTGCGCCTGCAGGCCGCGGTGCGCAAGACGATCGTGCTGGTCACCCACGACATCGACGAGGCGGTCCGGATGGGCGACCGGATCGCGGTGCTGGCCGAGGGCGGCCGGCTGCTGCAGTACGCGACGCCGGCCGAGCTGCTCAGCCGGCCGGCCTCCGCGGAGGTGCGCGACTTCGTCGGCGCCGACCGGGGCATCCGCCGGCTCGCGGTGACCCCGGTCCGCGAGGTGATGGCCGCGCTGGACGGCGCGGCCCGCGACGGGCTGCCCACGGTGGACGCGGCGGCGACGCTGCACGACGCGCTGGCCGTGATGCTCACCGACGACGCCGCCACGGTGCTGGTGACGGAGAACGGCCGCCCGGTCGGTCAGGTGACCCGGACGGCCGTCTTCGAGACACCGGCGGAAACCGCCGTCTGATCACCTGGTGCCGCGCCAGCCGCCGAGGCTGGCCAGGCCGACGATCCAGCCGACGAAGAGGCCGTACTGGGCGCCGCTGCCGGCCGCCCGGAACGCGCCGAGCAGCGACGGGTTGGTCAGGAAGAGGGTGGCGAGCAGGGCGGCGAACCCGCCCGCGAAGATGTACGCGGCCCAGCCGGCGAAGAACTGGCTGATCGTGCCCCGGGCCCGGGCCAGCTGCGAGCCGGGCAGCAGGACCAGGAAGAGCAGGGTCAGCACGACGACCAGGATCGCCTTGAGGTCGCCGACCACCACGTCGCGCAGTGAGTCGGAGCTGTCGAACTGCCAGGCCGGCCAGTGCAGCAGCCGCAGCCACCAGCCGCCGGCGGTGTTCTCGCTGGTGTTGTCGACGACCCAGTCCCCGTACCAGGGACTGCCGAAGACCAGGACGAGTATGAGCGCGGCAAGAGTGCCCGCACCGGGTGCGGTCTTGTACCGATTTCCGAGAGCCATGGCCCGGCTATTTCCCTGCCGGGCCGCGCTCTCAAACGATGGCCGTCACTGCCTGCTGAGATAGTCGATGAACGCGGCCCGCAGCAGCGGCTCCTGCTCACCCAGGTCGCGGCCCTCCAGCTCACGCCAGAGCGCGACCGCCTCGTCCACGGTCGGGCCGATCGAGTTGGGCGCGCCGTCCAGCGTGGCGGCCCGGTCGGCGTCCGGCAGGTGCTTGAGCACCGACCAGAAGAACCGGACGTCGTGCTTCTCGCGGGCCTTGGCGAAGGCGCGCTCGCGCAGCTCGTCGGTGGGCAGGGCGTCCAGTTCGGCGAAGCCGGGCATGGTCATGCCGGAAAGCATACGGTCAGCGGGTGGCGGTCCAGGGCCCGTCGTCCCAACGGTCGCTGCGGGCCGGCGGGGCGGCCGGGGTGTTCCAGGTCTCCGGCAGGGTCGGCGACCAGTTGCTCAGGCCGCTGGACGGCGCCGCGTTCCAGTCCGCCGCCTTGGCCGCGGTGGCCAGCCGCCCGTACGACTCGACGATCCGGGTGGCGACCAGGCCGGCCGCGAACACCGTGCCGGCGATCGCGAACAGCGCGATGTCCAGCTCCGTGCGGGTCTGGTAGTCCAGGAAGACGGTCAGCGCCGTGACCGCGAAGAGCGTGCCGAAGATGCCGCCGCGCCGGCCGTACGCGCTGGTCCCGCCGAGCAGCGCCAGGCCCAGGCCGATCCCGGTCCACTCCAGGCCGGTACCGGGCTGGATCGGGCCGGCCGACTGACCGGCCATGATCACCCCGGCGCCGGCCGCGAAGACCGAAGAGACGATCAGGGCGAGCAGCACCGGCAGCACCACCGCGGGGCCGCGCCGGCCGGCCGGGTCGCCGACCGGGCGCATCCGGCCGAAGAACCGGCGCACCGGGCCGATCGCGCCCAGCCCGCCACCCAGCACCGCCAGGATCGCGAACCCACCGAACAGCAGGAACGCCCGGTCGCTCGGCTCCCAGGTGCCCTGCACCGCGACCGCGCCGACCCGGAGCTGGTCGAAGGTGATCACCCCGAACGCGGCGGCCAGGGTGGCCGCCCAGCCGGGCACGTGCAGCACCAGGATCAGCAGACCGACGACCAGGCCACCGGCCGCCGCGATGATCAGGGCCGGCACCAGTGCCTGGGCCAGGCCCTTGTCCCCGTTCTCGGCGAACTGGAACTCGGCGGCCAGCACGATCGGGCCGATCGCCAGGTTCGGCACGCCGGCCCGCAGGGACAGCCCGGCGCCGAGCGTGATCAGGCCGATCGCGGCGCCGGTGACCAGCAGGGCGTCCAGCGCGGGGCGCTGCACCGCGGCGGCGTCCTCGCGCCAGAGCAGGAAGCCGAGCACCGCGGCGACCACCAGCAGGACCACCTCCCAGCCGAGGTGGACGCCGAGCCGGTCGCGGCCGTCGTCGGTGGCGGCCGGAGCGGCGGGGGCGGGCGGGGCGCTCACCGGGGCGCGCAACGACTGGTCGAGGGTGCCGCCGGCGGTGTCGTCGAACTGGACCCGGCGCCGGTACGCCGCCGGATCCGACTCGCCGGCGCTCCCGCCCGGCTGCCGGGTCGTCGTGTCGTCGTACGCCATGGTCCGCGCCTCCTTACGCCTCCACCAGCGGTTCGAGGCGCACGCTACTCCGGGTCAGGTCCCCCGCTGCAGAGGATACGGATACGGGACGGCCACAGTTCAGAACCCTTAGAGCGGTGGCACGCGTCAGCGCCGGCCGGTCGGCCGGTCCGAGTCGTCGTCCTTGTGATCGGGCTGCTCCGGGACCCGGCAGGACCGCTCCAGCCAGAGCGCGGCGCCGATCAGAGCGACCGAGGCGACCAGCGTCGTGGCCACGGTCGGCACGTCCGACTTGGCGGCTTCGCTGAACTCTTTCAGCACCAGCCAGGCCAGCACCCCGGCGGAGAAGCCCGCGGTGAGCGAGCCGACCAGGGAGGACGCCTTGGCGAGCGCGACATAACGGGCGACCAGCAGCGGCTCGACCCGGGGCGCGCCGGGTTTGCGCTGGATCCGGGCGCTGGTGTTCTGCGCCAGGTAGCCCTCGGTGACGGCGAGCGCGACCAGCACCACCGCCGCCGTCCACGGGAGCGGGGTGAGCTTGTAGAACAGCTGGTTGTAGCCGAGCAGCAGCCAGCCCAGGGCGGCGCCGATCAGCGCGGCCAGGACCAGCGCCGAGACGCTGGTCGGGTGCAGCGACGGATCGGTCCGGCGTCCGTGGGGGGAACCGTCGGGGTTGGCGCTCACGCCATCGACTCTAGCGACAGATCCGGACGTGCCGTCACTCCGGCGACGTCGGCGGCGAGTTCGGGCGCGCCGAGCAGATCGGTCAGCCGGCCGTGCCCGGGCAGCTCGCCGGCCGGCTCCACGTCCTGCCACGGGCGCAGCACGAAGGCGCGCAGGTGGGCGCGCGGGTGCGGCAGGATCAGCTCCGGGTCGGCGCTGGTCACCGGCCGCCCGCCGGCGTCCCACACGGCGATCACGTCGACGTCCAGGGTGCGCGGCCCGAAGCGGCGCTCCGGATCGCGCTCGCGCCCCTCGGCCGCCTCACAGGCCCGGGCCCGCTCCAGCCAGGCACGCGGGCCGGTCGCGGCATCCTCGACCAGGACCACGGCATTGAGGTACGACGGTTGCTCGGTGTCCCCCCACGGAGGGGTCTCGTAGACCTCGGAGACCCGCCGGACGGCACCGCCGAGCAGGGTCACCGCGGCCTGCAGGTGGGCGAGCCGGTCGCCCAGGTTGCTGCCGAGCGAGAGGACGGCCCGGCTCACGATGCCCGGGCCCGGCGCAGGGTGACCGCCACGTCGGCGAACTCGTGCGGGATCGGGGCCTGCGGCTTGTGCACGGTGACCTCGGCGGCGGCCACCCGCGGGTCGGCCAGGCAGACGTCGAGCAGCCGGTCGGCGAGCCGCTCCAGCAGGTTGACCGGCTCGCCGGTGAGCACCTCGACCAGGGCGGTGGCCAGCTCGCCGTAGTGCACCGTGTCGGCCACGTCGTCGGTTTCGGCGGCCCGGCTCAGGTCCAGGTCGAGCCGGACGTCGACGACGAAGTCCTGACCCTGCTCGCGCTCGAAGTCGTAGACGCCGTGCCGGCCGCGGGCGCGCAGCCCGGTCAGCGTGATCTGTCCGGTCACCCGGTTCCCCCTGCAACTGATGCCGCGGCGTGCGGCTGCGGTCGTACGTCTAGATCTTGCTGAGTCGCGGCGACCCGGTCGCGCGCCACACGGCCAGCGCGTCCGCGGTCTCGCGGACCTGATGCACCCGGACGCCCCAGGCGCCGGCGGCGAACGCCAGCAGAGAGGTGGCCAGCGTGGCCGCCTCGCGGCCGTCCACCGGGCGCGGCGTGCCGTCCGGCCCGGCCAGCAGACGGCCCAGGTAGGTCTTGCGGCTGGCCGCGAAGAGCAGCGGGTAACCGAGGTCGATCAGGACGTCGAGGTGGCTGCTGAGCGCCCAGTTGTGCTCGGCGGTCTTGGCGAACCCCAGGCCCGGGTCCAGGATGATCCGGCCGGGGTCGACGCCGGCCGCGATCGCGGCGTCCGCGCGGGCCCGCAGCTCGTCCCGGACCTCGGCGACCACGTCCCGGTAATCGGCGAGCCGCTGCATGTCGCGCGAGTGCCCGCGCCAGTGCATCAGCACCCAGGGGCAGCCGGCCGCCGCGGCGACCGCGGCCATGCCCGGGTCGGCCAGCCCGCCGGAGACGTCGTTGATCACCACGGCGCCGGCCGCCAGCGCGGCCTCGGCCACCGCCGCGCGGGTGGTGTCGATGCTGAGCCGGACGCCGGCGGCGGCCAGCGCCTCGATCACCGGGACCACCCGGGCGGCCTCGGTGGCGGCGTCGACCCGCTCCGCTCCCGGGCGGGTGGACTCGCCGCCGACATCGACGATGTCCGCGCCCTGGCGGGACAGCGAAATGCCATGTTCCACGGCAGCTTCAAGATCAGCCCAGCGCCCGCCGTCGGAGAACGAGTCCGGCGTGACGTTCAGGACGCCCATCACGACCGGGTGATCCCGATGCAGCAGATCAGCGCCGGTGACCTGGGCTTCTGTCGGCGGAGTCAGCACCCGTCGAGAGTACGGGGCGGGGTTCTTTCGAACAGGTGTACGATCCGTCGTGACTCAGATTCATGCACTCCTTCACCTTGGGTAACGAAACGGACGCTTGTTGCTCGCAAGTACGGGCCGTACTCTTCGGAACTGGGCATCATGAAGTGACCGAAGAGAGCAGACGAGCATGGCAGTGCCCGAACGGCTCACTCGACGTGGTGAGCTACAGGCTGCACGATATGGGCGTTGCCGTAAGGCTTTACCACTGCAGCGTGTCCGCACCCCCCATACCGGACACGGGGAGGTTTACCGATGATCGCCACCGAGCTCGCCGGACAGGTCGCGACGGCGTTCCATAGCGGCGTGCTCGCCGCCGCTGCCGAGCCCACAGGCATCAACACCTCGGGCATCGTCACTTTCTTCGCGAAGAACATCGCTCCGATCCTGCTCGCGGTGCTCGGCGTGATCTTCATCGGCCGGGCCAGCCGCGGTGAGGTGTCGAAGGTGCTCACCAGCTCGGCGATCGCCATCGTCGGCCTGGCCTTCATCGCCGGCGCGGCGACCCTGTTCTTCGTCGGCGACTACCTGATCAAGCTGATCTTCAACTGAGATGCGGCTCCGGACCGACGACGACATCTACCGGGCCCGCCTGGTCTATCTCGGCCCGCCCGGCTACACCCTGCCCGTCCACTTGCCGTACGCGCAGTACGGCATGTTCGTCGCGCTGGTGCCGCTGTTCATGGCCCTGCACTACCTGATCACGCTCGACTTCGACCCGTTCCCGGCGTGGGAGATCGCGCTGGCCATGGTCTCCACGTCGTACGTGTTCCGGCATGTCGACCCGGACCGGCCGGCCCGGGTCGTCATCCGCACCGCGCTCACCGACTGGCGCCGCACCCGCGAGCCCGCCGTGGAGCAACGCGATCCAAGACTTGTCGCCACTCGCATCCGGGTCCGGGAGGAGTTGGTATGACCAGTTTGGCCATCCTCGGCGGTGTTGACGCATGACCGGGAACATTCCGCGCGGGCATCCCGGCGCGGGCGCTTCGAGGCCGGGCAGGCAGAGTAACGGTGTGCGCCCGGACAACTACTCCTCGCCAGATTCGCTGGAAGACGTCGAAGAACTGGTGACCGCGCCCGGGCACGGCGGCGTCGGCGTGTTCCAGGCGCCGCACGCGGTGCGCGCGCCGGGGACGCCGGTGGACAGCACCATGGACATCGACTCGCCGTTCCTCGACCTCTTCGGCGGGACCCCGGCACCGGCCGCACCCACCCGTCCGAGTGATCTTCCGGCGAAACCGGAGGTGACCAACGGCCACCGTGCTCCGGCCGCGGTGAACGGGCACGGGGCACCGGCCGTCCTGGAGCCACCCGCTCCGAACGGGTACCAGGGCGCGCCCTTCACGCGGGCTCCGGCCGGACCGGAGCCTGACTTCTACCCGGCCCCGGCCGCGCCCGCTGCCAACGGCTCGTCCGCGCCCGCCCTGCCGGGCTCCCCGGTTCCGGACGCGCCGGACGCCGAGGACTGGGCCGAGTTCGACGAGTGGCCGCCGCAGCCGGCGCCGCCGATCGCCGCCGCCCCGCCGGCTCCCGTTCCGATGCCCCCTCCGGCCCCGCTCGTCCAGGCGCCGGCGCCCGCGCTGCCGGTGCCCGTACCCGAGAAGGCCCCGGTCAAGCGCAAGGAGAAGGCCCCGGCCCGGCGCTCGGAGCCGAAGGCGCCGAAAATGGCGCCGCTGCGCCCGCAGAAACTCAAGTTCAGCGACCGCGACCCGTCGATCGAGCTGGCGATCAGCGAGATCGCCGGGCATCTGACCTTCACCCAGGGCACCGTCACGGCGTGGTACCACCTGCCCGAGGTGCGCTGGGCGTTCCGCCCGGACGCCGAGCGGGAGGCGCTGCTCAGCGCGATCTCCGAGCAGTACGCCGGCCTGGCCGGCTTCCGGCTGCACCTGCGGCGGACCACCCGGCCGTTCCCGGCCGACGAGTGGGCGCGCACGGTCGACTCGTTCACCAGCCGGCCGCTGCCCGACGTGCAGGGCGCCACGTCCTGGTCGGACCACGTGGTCGGGGCGCAGCGGCACCTGCTCTCGATGAGCCACGCCGAGGGGCAGACGTACCTCGGGGTCACCTTCGCGCGACGGTCGCTCGGCGACACCTTCTCCGAGCGGATCCTGCGCGTCTTCGGCCGCGGGACGTCCGAGAACGAGCGGCGCAAGCTGGGTCGTACCGTCGAGCAGTTCGACGAGGTGCTGAACGCGTTCGGGATGCGCGGGCGGCGGGTCACCCCGCAGGAGCTGGAGTGGCTGCTGTTCCGCTCGGTGGCGCTCTGCATGGCGCCGCCCGGGCTGCTCTCCCCGGTCTCCAACGGCCACTGGGAGACCGGCGACCTGCTCGCACTCACCGAGCAGGTGGAGCGCTACCGCACGCCGTACGGATCCACGGTCAAGCTGGTCAACCGGATGACCGGCGAGGAGCGCCACGTCGCGGTCCTCTCGGTCGGCCGGATGGAGCCGCTGGAGATCCCCGAGAAACACGAGCCGTGGCTGCACTTCCACGAGCGGCTGCCGTGGCCGATGGAGCTCTCCTCGCGGATCGACATCCTCGGCTCGGGCAGCTCGTTCAAGAACCTCGAGCACCGGCTCCGGATGATCCGCTCGCAGCAGCTGGACTACGCCGAGCACGGCATCGACGCCCCGCCCGAGCTGGAGCGCCTGGCCAAACGCGCGCTGGTGATCGGCGACGAGATGACCACCGGCCTGCCCACCGACTCGGCCCGGGCGCACGGCTGGCACCGGATCGCGGTCGGCGGCGCCAACCGCGAGGAGTGCCTGGAGCGCGCCCGCCGGCTGATCCAGCTCTACTCCCGGGAGCTGCGGATCTCCCTGCAGCACCCGAAGAACCAGGACCAGCTGGCCCGCGAGTTCATCCCGGGCGAGCCGATCGCCAACACCGGCTACGTCCGGCGGATGCC contains:
- a CDS encoding glycine betaine ABC transporter substrate-binding protein; amino-acid sequence: MRHNIFRTAGALAAAVVVLAGCGEAGSSGTEAPPSAAAAGGQGCAPVAGDKLVVLTDDKKLQNTDNVIPAINKKASTPELIAALDKVSAALDTTKLIELNKAVDIDRKSSKAAAQEFATANNLTAGITKGKGGAITVGAANFAESATLGELYSIVLTAAGYTVKVQQIGNRELYEPALEKGDIQVVPEYAATLAYFLAGKVDGKDAKDPSSPDLDATVAGLTALGEKRGLVFGKASAAQDQNAFAVSTAFAQKYGLTTLSDLASKCSGTATVLGGPAECPQRPKCQQGLVEVYNFQAGRFDTLDAGGPLTKNALKQGTISVGLVFSSDGALAAG
- a CDS encoding ABC transporter permease; amino-acid sequence: MSYFGEGITWLNDPLNWTNPGGLLDRLIEHLVISAWAVLLGCVIGWPLGIWLGHRGKGGGPVVTAANLTLAIPTLALLTILPLTPLGFGKPPVVVALAVFAVPPLLANAYTGIRSVDPETREAARGMGLSGGQLLRQVELPLSVPYLAAGLRTAAVQVVATAALAALVNGGGLGQIISAGFGIGMSNGGGGQIVAGGLAVALLALLVEGVLALVQRLVTPPALRVRKRRRSAVTVTTP
- a CDS encoding ABC transporter permease, with protein sequence MSLLSWGPASLTPVAAPADDGPGNPWFSWRYVTENADAIGTALRFHAGLTAQTVLIALLVAVPLAVVAYWIRPLTAPILALSGILYTIPSLALLSLLAPLVGTTSTTSVLIALVLYALLVLVRNSLAGLTQVPAEVIEAATGMGYGRFGRLWRVELPLALPGILTGLRLATVSTVALVTVGSLIGQGGLGDLILGGFRNNFYKAEIMTGTVLCVGLALVLDLALSGVGRLLTPWARGRAA
- a CDS encoding ABC transporter ATP-binding protein, coding for MPGPRTGETYVDATAASITLADVGKVYPDGTVAVADFSLEVRAGELVVLIGASGSGKSTILRMINRLIEPTRGEITIDGRNVLKQDPVQLRRQIGYVIQNVGLFPHQTVRANVGTVAKLLGWDRKRIGARADELLDLVGLDPARYGKRYPHELSGGQRQRVGVARALAADPLVLLMDEPFSAVDPIVRARLQEEFLRLQAAVRKTIVLVTHDIDEAVRMGDRIAVLAEGGRLLQYATPAELLSRPASAEVRDFVGADRGIRRLAVTPVREVMAALDGAARDGLPTVDAAATLHDALAVMLTDDAATVLVTENGRPVGQVTRTAVFETPAETAV
- a CDS encoding ABC transporter permease, translating into MAYDDTTTRQPGGSAGESDPAAYRRRVQFDDTAGGTLDQSLRAPVSAPPAPAAPAATDDGRDRLGVHLGWEVVLLVVAAVLGFLLWREDAAAVQRPALDALLVTGAAIGLITLGAGLSLRAGVPNLAIGPIVLAAEFQFAENGDKGLAQALVPALIIAAAGGLVVGLLILVLHVPGWAATLAAAFGVITFDQLRVGAVAVQGTWEPSDRAFLLFGGFAILAVLGGGLGAIGPVRRFFGRMRPVGDPAGRRGPAVVLPVLLALIVSSVFAAGAGVIMAGQSAGPIQPGTGLEWTGIGLGLALLGGTSAYGRRGGIFGTLFAVTALTVFLDYQTRTELDIALFAIAGTVFAAGLVATRIVESYGRLATAAKAADWNAAPSSGLSNWSPTLPETWNTPAAPPARSDRWDDGPWTATR
- a CDS encoding DUF3180 domain-containing protein yields the protein MSANPDGSPHGRRTDPSLHPTSVSALVLAALIGAALGWLLLGYNQLFYKLTPLPWTAAVVLVALAVTEGYLAQNTSARIQRKPGAPRVEPLLVARYVALAKASSLVGSLTAGFSAGVLAWLVLKEFSEAAKSDVPTVATTLVASVALIGAALWLERSCRVPEQPDHKDDDSDRPTGRR
- the folK gene encoding 2-amino-4-hydroxy-6-hydroxymethyldihydropteridine diphosphokinase, translating into MSRAVLSLGSNLGDRLAHLQAAVTLLGGAVRRVSEVYETPPWGDTEQPSYLNAVVLVEDAATGPRAWLERARACEAAEGRERDPERRFGPRTLDVDVIAVWDAGGRPVTSADPELILPHPRAHLRAFVLRPWQDVEPAGELPGHGRLTDLLGAPELAADVAGVTARPDLSLESMA
- the folB gene encoding dihydroneopterin aldolase, which encodes MTGQITLTGLRARGRHGVYDFEREQGQDFVVDVRLDLDLSRAAETDDVADTVHYGELATALVEVLTGEPVNLLERLADRLLDVCLADPRVAAAEVTVHKPQAPIPHEFADVAVTLRRARAS
- the folP gene encoding dihydropteroate synthase codes for the protein MGVLNVTPDSFSDGGRWADLEAAVEHGISLSRQGADIVDVGGESTRPGAERVDAATEAARVVPVIEALAAAGVRLSIDTTRAAVAEAALAAGAVVINDVSGGLADPGMAAVAAAAGCPWVLMHWRGHSRDMQRLADYRDVVAEVRDELRARADAAIAAGVDPGRIILDPGLGFAKTAEHNWALSSHLDVLIDLGYPLLFAASRKTYLGRLLAGPDGTPRPVDGREAATLATSLLAFAAGAWGVRVHQVRETADALAVWRATGSPRLSKI
- a CDS encoding ATP-binding protein; translated protein: MRPDNYSSPDSLEDVEELVTAPGHGGVGVFQAPHAVRAPGTPVDSTMDIDSPFLDLFGGTPAPAAPTRPSDLPAKPEVTNGHRAPAAVNGHGAPAVLEPPAPNGYQGAPFTRAPAGPEPDFYPAPAAPAANGSSAPALPGSPVPDAPDAEDWAEFDEWPPQPAPPIAAAPPAPVPMPPPAPLVQAPAPALPVPVPEKAPVKRKEKAPARRSEPKAPKMAPLRPQKLKFSDRDPSIELAISEIAGHLTFTQGTVTAWYHLPEVRWAFRPDAEREALLSAISEQYAGLAGFRLHLRRTTRPFPADEWARTVDSFTSRPLPDVQGATSWSDHVVGAQRHLLSMSHAEGQTYLGVTFARRSLGDTFSERILRVFGRGTSENERRKLGRTVEQFDEVLNAFGMRGRRVTPQELEWLLFRSVALCMAPPGLLSPVSNGHWETGDLLALTEQVERYRTPYGSTVKLVNRMTGEERHVAVLSVGRMEPLEIPEKHEPWLHFHERLPWPMELSSRIDILGSGSSFKNLEHRLRMIRSQQLDYAEHGIDAPPELERLAKRALVIGDEMTTGLPTDSARAHGWHRIAVGGANREECLERARRLIQLYSRELRISLQHPKNQDQLAREFIPGEPIANTGYVRRMPVKLLAAALPQAASTVGDRRGDLIGRTAGTCRRPVFLDLHFPMEVRERSGLGVFVAEPGGGKSTLMGALGYLNARRGVQVTLLDPSGPLARLCQMPELRPYSRVLNLTGSEQGTLAPYALIPTPIRSEFSTGAAGDREYEIAVSNARAERRMLVQDICSMLVPPQVAKEASTATLLRHAVRQVPAEETSTLDDVVTTLQGLDDDEGRELANLLLDTAEMPLALLFFGRPPQHLLGADAALTVITMAGLRLPDLKIEREYWSAEESLALPMLHTAHRLAVRRCYGGSMSSRKMVGLDEAHFMEGWRSGRSFLVRLARDSRKWNLAALVASQNPRDILGLDVQNLVSTVFVGRIAEDQEIASEALRLLRVPVHDGYEATLASLSQVDTSSQSRLGFREFVMRDVDGRVQKVRVDVSYVEGLLEHLDTTPGTAQPAVVPLPSDLEV